Sequence from the Agrococcus sp. SL85 genome:
CGGCGCGGTGATGCCGGTCGGCAGGCTCGGCTGCGGCGTGCTGTCGGGCGCACCCGTGCAGGCCGCGAGCGCGGCGGCCGCCACGGCGATCGCCACGACGGCGAGCGAGCGGGCAGGACGTTCCACCCCTCCATCATGCCGCCAGCGCGGCCCTGTCGCTGTGCGGCCGCCGCGAACGGCCGCACAGCGCGCCTCACGGCGCGACGGTCGGGCGCGGCCCCCAGGCGATCTGCAGGCTCGCCATGACCTCGACGATCGTCGCGGACTCCTCGCCGTCCAGCCACGCCTCGGCCGCGGCTTCGCTCTCGAACGCGATCGCGGTGTCGGGGTAGCCACCCTCGGCCGCGCTGTCGGCGACGGCGGAGAGCAGCCCGACGCCTCCGCCCGTGGGGAAGGGGCCGCCGTACCCGCACGTGTCGGCCGGGTCGCCCTGGTTCTCGAGCGCGAGCTCGACGACGCCGCGGCCGCTCTCGACGTACTGGTCGCCCTGCTGCACGATCTCGGGATCGACGTCGCCGTGGACGGCGAGCTCGATCTCGCGGCCGATGCCGTCGCGCATCGCGGCGAGGCCGGCCTCGTCGTACGGCGCGACGGGCACCGACAGCAGCGGCTCGACGAGGTCGTCGCCCGGGCATTCGACGGCGTCGTTGCCGTAGTGCTCGCGGTACCAGAGCACCTGCGACCCCTCGGCGTCGAGGATCACGAGCTCGTTGAGCCAGCCGGGACCCCTGTTGTACATCTCCGACGCCTCGCCGAGCGCGCTGCGGTCATCCACGCTCCACCCGGCGGGGACCCGGAGCGAGATCGCGCCGTCCTGCGTCGTGAACGACTGCCAGCCGTCGGCGGGCCCGGTCGGCGAGCCCGTCGGCTCGGCGGTCGCCTCGGCTGTCGGTGCCTGCGTCGACGGCGCGGGCGAGCTCGGGGCGTCCCCGCCCGGCTGCGCGCAGGCGCTGAGGGCGAGCGCGGCGACGGCGACGATCGCGGCGGAGGTGGCGGTGCGGTGCATGGGTTCCTCTCTCGAGGCCCGGTGGCCCCTTCACCACGTCATGTCCACCCAGCTCGCCGAGGTCACGCCCGGACGGTCACGATCCGGTCACGGCCTGCGTCGCGGCCGTCGTCGTCACTCGTAGACGTGGGGCGCGAGCACGCCGATGCCGCGCATGTTGCGGTACTGCTCGGCGTAGTCGAGGCCGTAGCCGATGACGAACTCGTTGGGGATGTCGAAGCCGCAGTACTTCACGTCGACCTGCACCTTGAGCGCCTCGGGCTTGCGGAGCATGGTGCAGATCTCGACCGATGCGGCGCCGCGCGACTCGAGGTTGCCCTTGAGCCACGAGAGCGTCAGGCCGGAGTCGATGATGTCCTCGACGATGAGCACGTGGCGGCCCGTGAGGTCGGTGTCGAGGTCCTTGAGGATGCGGACGACGCCCGAGGAGACCGTGCCGGACCCGTACGACGAGACCGCCATCCAGTCCATCTCGAGGTGGCGGTTGAGGGCTCGCGAGAGGTCGGCCATCACCATGACCGCGCCGCGGAGCACGCCGACGAGCAGCAGGTCGAGGCCCTCGTAGTCGTCCTCGATCTGGCGCGCGAGCTCGTCGAGCTTCGCGTGCAGCTCCTCCTCGGTGATGAGGGTCTTCGCGAGGTCGGCCTCGACGTGGTGGAAGTCCATGTGCGCTCCTGGCGGTGGCGGATCGGCGGCGGTGCGACCAACCTACCGGCGACGCAGCGGGGCGCGCGCGGTGCTCCGCGCACGCCCCGGCGTCCTGCCCGGCGTCAGCCCTCGGGGAGGACGGGAGCCGGGATGCCCGTGAGGTCGAGCGTCGCGATGATGTCGAGCAGCAGCGCAGCCTCGGCGCTCTCGAGCCAGGCGATCGCCTCCTCCTCGGACGCCATGTCGCGGCGGGTGGAGAAGTCGATGAGTCGCTCGCCGTCGATGACGGTGGCGGTCGGCGGCTGGTCGCCGCCGGCGACGTGCGACAGCGCGACGTGCGCCCAGGTGTCGCCGGTGTCGTTGCCGTCCCACCATGCGCTGGCGCTGTGCTCGAGCACGGACCGGTCGTCGCGGTCGACGGCTGCCAGCTCGTCCTCGGAGAGCGTCGCCACGCGCTCGGTCGAGACGATGCCGAACCTCGCGACGGCGCCCGCGCCATCCCCGGGGCCGTCCCAGTAGCTGAGCCGCACCGACCCGTCGGGGTCGCGGATCGCGATGCCGTTCACCCAGTGGGTCTCGCCGTCGTACTCCTGCTCCTCGCCGTCGACCTCGGCGCTCCAGCCGGGCGGGATGCGGAACGACGCGGTGCCGTTCGGCGTCTCGATGCGCTGCCAGACGGCCTGGGGATCGGTCTCGGTAGGCGTCGGGGCGGCGCTCGACTCGGAGGTCGGCGCGGGTGCCTGCGAGGTCGGCGCCGTCGTGGGCGCCTCGGTCGGATCGGCCGCGGGCTGCGCGCATCCGGCGAGCAGGACGACGGCGGCGACGGCCGTGACGATGGGGAGCGCGCGCATCAGCGGACCTCGAACGAGCGCAGGATCTCGAGGATCGTGCGGTACTCGTCCGTCTCCATGTAGGCGCGGGCGTCGTCGAGCGAGTCGATCGACCAGAGCGGGTCGTCGTCGGTCGAGCCCATCTGGAAGTGCGTGCCGAAGCCGACGCCGCCGTCGGAGCTGCCGGCGACGAAGTAGGTCGTGCAGGCCTCCTCGTACTCGAGGCGCTCGGCATCGGTGATGCCGATGCCCATGATCCAGCGGTCGGTCTCGGTGCCGATCGCGACCGTCGCGATCACCGATCCCCCACCGTCCAGCGCGGCGGCCTCGGACGGCTCCTGGGCCAGCACCTCGAACGGGAAGACGATGCCGCCGCAGGCGCCGCCGATGTCGACGAAGTCGGCGAGCGCGAGCAGCTGCTGCCCGTTCGGCGCGGTGAGCGTCGCCGAATCCATGGTCCGCTCGTACGGATCCTGCACGTCGTCGCGATCGGCGTCGGGCGCGAAGAGCTCCGCGTCGCTCTCGAGCGTCCAGTCGGCGGGATACCGGAAGGACGCATCGCTGTCGGTGGTCTCGTACGTGAGCCAGTCACTGGTGTCGATGGCGGTGGGGTCCTCGGTGGCCGTGGGCTCGGTGGTGGGCTCGGGCGCCTGCGAGGTGGGCGCGGTCGTGGGCGCCTCGGTCGGCTCGGCGGCGGGTTGAGCGCAGCCGGCGAGCGCCAGGACGGCGACTGCGGCGGCGGCGAGCGGGACGAGTGCGGCTGGGGCGTGCATGGTTCCTCGGTCGTCGTGGTGGGTTCGGGGGCGTTCGGCCGGACGCGAAGGGCGCGGCGCGGGCATCAGGAGCGCACCGTCGCGGAGCGGAGGACCTCGACGATCGTGCGGTGCTCGCCGGTCTCCATGGAGGCGCGGGCCTCGGCCTCGCTGCGGAAGAGCGGCACGTCGCCGGCCGCATCGTCCGCGATCTGCAGGGTGATGAACGAGTACGGCAGGCCCGCCGGGTAGATCACGAGGATCTGGGGCTCGCACGCCTCCGCGGCGTCGAGCTCGGAGATGCCGACATGGAGGCCGCCGAGGTCATGGCGGTCGACGAAGACGGTCACGACCCGGCCGCCTGCGCAGCGAGGCCGGGTGCGGGCTGCTCGTCGAGCACGGTGCGGGTGGGCGATTGGTCGCACGGCGCGACGTCGGTCGCGTACTGGCCGTTCACCACTGCGGCGTAGGTGAGCATCGGGGTGCCGGAGCCGTCGACGACGATGCCGCGGTAGTCCTCCGGACCGTCCATGCCCTCCTCGGGCTCGAAGCTCCAGGCGGCGGGCATGCGCCACGTGACATCGCCCAGGCCGAGCTCCACCGTCTCCCAACCCTCGGTCGGGTCGGACGTCGCCTCGGCGCCGACTCGTCGGCGGGCCCGGCGCAGGCCGCGAGCGCAGCGATGAGCGGCGGCGCTGCTGTTCGGAGCCTGCGGCGTGCGTGCATGGGATGCCTCTCGTGACGGGATGCGGCTGCATCGGTGCATCCCGTCATGTCCGGCTCCGGGTCGGGGTCACAGCCTCCGGGTCACGGTTCGATCACGATTCGCCGGTCCCAGCCAAGCGCCCGGAGCACCCGCGAGCATGACGGATCGCCGAGCATCGGATCACGATTCCGCAACGGGGCCGACGCGAAGCCGACCCTGGAGCCTCAGGCGGCGACGAAGACGAGCCTGCGGCCCTCGCGCGCGACGCGGATGCCCGGCAGGTGGATCGGCCCCTGTCCGTGCCAGTCGGTCACGAGGCGCGAGACCTCGAGCGTCTGCTGCCGCGTGAGCGCCACGTGGAACTCGCTCTGCACCGCGAGGCGGATGATGCGCTGGCGCAGCGCCGGCGGGTTCGACTCGAGCCCGCCCACGTCGAGCGAGAGGCCGCCCTCCGCGTGCTCGACGAGGTCGACCACCTGCTCCTGCGCGAAGTGCGCGAGGGCCTCGGCGTCCTCGCGCAGCGTGTCGGCGGTGCGGGTGAGCGCGAGCGCGACACCGCCGCCGAGCACCTCGTCGAGCATCGGCAGCACCCGGTGCCGCACCCGCGCGCGCAGGAATCGCTCGTCGTCGTTGTGCGGATCGCTCCAGACCTCGAGGCCGAGGTCGCGGCACGACTGGTGCGTCGTGGCGCGGCGCACCTGCAGGAGCGGCCGCCGCAGGAAGCCGATGCGCGGATGCATGCCCCACAGGCTCTCGGGCCCCGAACCGCGGGCGAGCCCGATGAGCACCGTCTCGGCCTGGTCGTCGAGCGTGTGGCCGAGCAGCACTGCCGCGGCGCCCTCCTGCTTGCGCACCTGGAGGAGCGCCGCGTAGCGCGCCTGCCGCGCGGCGGCCTCGGGGCTGCCGTCGGGCGCGACCTGCACGGGCACGACCCGCACCGGCTCGAGCGCGAGCGCGCGCGCCTGCTCGGCGGCGCGCTCCGCGGCGTCGGCGCTGCCGGGCTGGAGGCCGTGGTCGACGACGACCGCGCCGGCGCGCACGCCGGAGCGCTGCGCCTCGAACGCGGTGGCGGCGGCGAGCGCGAGGGAGTCGGGGCCGCCGGAGAGGGCGACGAGCACGAGCGCGCCCTCGGGCAGGTCGTCGATCGCCTCCCGCACCGCGCGCCGCACGTCGGCGACGGCCGGCGTCAGGCGGGGACGGCGGTCGCTGGCGGGCATGAAGTAACCTTATGCCGATTCCTCACGCCCACGAGAAGGAGCCGATCTTGGCCGCCTACGACGTCGTCATCGAGATCCCCAAGGGGAGCCGCAACAAGTACGAGGTCGACCACGAGACCGGCCGCGTCTTCCTCGACCGCGTGCTGTTCACGACGTTCGTCTACCCCACCGACTACGGCTACTTCGACGAGACCCTCGGCCTCGACGGCGACCCGGTCGACGCGCTCGTGCTGCTCGAGTACCCGGTGCCGCCGGGCGTGTTCGTGAAGGTCCGCCCCGTCGGCCAGCTCAACATGGAGGACGACGGCGGCATCGACACGAAGGTCGTCTGCGTGCTCGAGAAGGACCCGCGCTGGGCGCACATCCAGGACATCGACGACGTGCCGCAGCAGATCCGCGACGAGATCGAGCACTTCTTCCTGCACTACAAGGACCTCGAGCCCGGCAAGTGGGCCAAGCTCGGCGGCTGGGAGGGCAAGGAGGCCGCGGAGGCCACCGTCGCCGCCGGCAAGGCCGCGTACGTGCCCGCCGGCCACTGACGCCGCACCACGACGACGACGGAGGGGGCGCACCGCGAGGTGCGCCCCCTCCGTCGTCGTCCGCTAGGCGCGGCGGCGTCGCGGCCTCGCCAGCCACGCGCCGCTGAGCAGCAGGAGCGCGGCGAGGGCGAGCAGCGCCGCATCGGGCCCGGCGCCCGTGCGCGGCAGGTCGCCGCCGCCCGGCGTCGGCGCGGGCGCGGGCGCCGCGAGCACCGCCTCGAAGGCGTGCCGCGCGCGCTCGGACTCGTTGCCCGCGGCATCGACCTGCCAGGCCTCGACCACGTGCGGGCCCGCCGCGATCGCATCCGAGAGCACCAGCTCCCACTCGCACCCCGGTGCGTCGAGCAGGCCGAGGTCGCCCGGCGCGTCGACGCAGGCGGGCACGCCCGCCTCGCCCACGACCTCGCCGTCGATCGCCACCACGACCGTGCTGCCGGGCTCGCCCGTGCCGCTGATGACGGGCAGCGTGCCCGTCGTGCCGCCGTCGACGGGCGACGTGATCGTCGGCGCCTCGGGCACGACGGTGTCGACCACGATCGCGACGGGGGCGGAGGGCGCGGAGCCCGTGCCCTCGCCGTCCGACTGCACCGCGTCGATCACGTGCGGGCCGTCCGGCAGCGCCTCCGGCAGCTCGAGCTCCCAGGTGCCGTCGTCGCCGACGATCGCGCTGCCGACGGGCTCGCCGTCGACCCGGACCACGACGGTCGCGCCGGGCGTGCCGGTGCCGGTCACCGTGGGCGTGGGATCGCTCGTGCTCGTGCCGTCGGCGGGCGCCGTGATCGTCGGCGCCGGCAGGGCCTCTGGTCCGGCGACCTCGAAGGCGACGCCCGCAGTCGGCGAGGCGTTGCCCGCCGCATCGGTCTGCGTCGCCTCGACCGCGTGCGGGCCGTCGGCGAGCGGCTCGTCGACGGGCAGCGCCCACGACCCGTCCTCGGCCACCTCGGTCTCGCCGAGCACCTCGCCGTCGAGCACGACCTCGACCGCGGCGCCGGGCTCGCCCGTGCCCTCGATGGCGGGCGTGCGGTCGTCGATCGTCGTGCCGTCCCCGGGGGCGGTGATGACGGGCGCGGCGGGCGTGGTCGCGTCGACCTCGAACCGCACCGAGTCGGCGCCCGAGGCGTTGCCGGCGGGGTCGGCCTGCACGGCGACGGCCTCGTGCGCGCCGTCGGCCAGCGGGGTCGTGACGGGCACCGCCCAGGCGCCGTCCGGTCCCACCTCGGCCTCGCCGATCGGGGCGCCGTCGACGCGGACCGCGACGGTCGCCCCCGCCTCGCCCGTGCCCGAGACCTCGGGCGTGGGGTCGGCGATGAGCGCGCCCTCCTCCGGCGCGAGGATCGTCGGCGCCGCGGGCGCCGTCACGTCGACCTCGAAGGCCCGCTCGGCGGAGCCCGAGACGTTGCCCGCGGCGTCCGCCTGCGTCGCCTCGGCCAGGTGGCCGCCCTCCGCCAGCGCGGTCGTGACCGGCACGGCCCAGCTGCCGGCGGCGTCGACGATCGCCGTGCCGATCGCCTCGCCGTCGAGCCGCACCTCGACCCGGGCACCGGGCTCGCCGGTGCCGGAGATCGGGGGCGTGGTGTCGGCGAGCACGGCGCCCTCCGCCGGCGACACGATGGTCGGCGCGGCGGGCGCGACGGTGTCGACCTCGAAGGCGCTCCGGTCGCTGCCGCTCGCGGTGCCGCCCTCGACCGTCTGGATGGCCTCGGCGAGGTGCTCGCCGTCGGCGAGCGGCGCGACGACGGGCACCGACCAGGTGCCGTCCTCCGCGACGACCGACTCGCCCACCGGCTCGCCGTCGATCGCGAGGGCGACCGTGGCGCCGGCCTCGCCCGTGCCCGAGACCAGCGGCGTGGCGTCGGCGAGCACGGCCCCCTCGGCGGGCTCGAGGATGACCGGCGCGGCCGGGGCGGCGCGATCGATCACGAAGGTGCTCCCGGCGGCCTCCGAGGTGTTCCCCGCGGCATCCGAC
This genomic interval carries:
- the hpt gene encoding hypoxanthine phosphoribosyltransferase, which translates into the protein MDFHHVEADLAKTLITEEELHAKLDELARQIEDDYEGLDLLLVGVLRGAVMVMADLSRALNRHLEMDWMAVSSYGSGTVSSGVVRILKDLDTDLTGRHVLIVEDIIDSGLTLSWLKGNLESRGAASVEICTMLRKPEALKVQVDVKYCGFDIPNEFVIGYGLDYAEQYRNMRGIGVLAPHVYE
- the tilS gene encoding tRNA lysidine(34) synthetase TilS, encoding MPASDRRPRLTPAVADVRRAVREAIDDLPEGALVLVALSGGPDSLALAAATAFEAQRSGVRAGAVVVDHGLQPGSADAAERAAEQARALALEPVRVVPVQVAPDGSPEAAARQARYAALLQVRKQEGAAAVLLGHTLDDQAETVLIGLARGSGPESLWGMHPRIGFLRRPLLQVRRATTHQSCRDLGLEVWSDPHNDDERFLRARVRHRVLPMLDEVLGGGVALALTRTADTLREDAEALAHFAQEQVVDLVEHAEGGLSLDVGGLESNPPALRQRIIRLAVQSEFHVALTRQQTLEVSRLVTDWHGQGPIHLPGIRVAREGRRLVFVAA
- a CDS encoding inorganic diphosphatase, with the translated sequence MAAYDVVIEIPKGSRNKYEVDHETGRVFLDRVLFTTFVYPTDYGYFDETLGLDGDPVDALVLLEYPVPPGVFVKVRPVGQLNMEDDGGIDTKVVCVLEKDPRWAHIQDIDDVPQQIRDEIEHFFLHYKDLEPGKWAKLGGWEGKEAAEATVAAGKAAYVPAGH